One region of Yersinia bercovieri ATCC 43970 genomic DNA includes:
- the rplA gene encoding 50S ribosomal protein L1, with protein MAKLTKRMRVIRDKVDVTKQYDINEAVALLKELATAKFVESVDVAVNLGIDARKSDQNVRGATVLPHGTGRSVRVAVFAQGANAEAAKEAGAELVGMEDLADQIKKGEMNFDVVIASPDAMRVVGQLGQILGPRGLMPNPKVGTVTPNVAEAVKNAKAGQVRYRNDKNGIIHTTIGKVDFDSEKLRENLESLIVALKRAKPATAKGVYIKKISLSTTMGAGVAIDQSGLTAVVS; from the coding sequence ATGGCTAAGCTGACCAAGCGCATGCGCGTGATCCGTGACAAAGTTGATGTTACTAAGCAATACGATATCAACGAAGCTGTTGCCCTGCTGAAAGAGCTGGCTACTGCTAAATTCGTAGAAAGCGTGGACGTTGCCGTTAACCTCGGTATCGATGCACGTAAATCTGACCAGAACGTTCGTGGTGCAACTGTGTTGCCACATGGTACTGGCCGTTCAGTACGCGTTGCTGTTTTCGCTCAGGGTGCAAACGCTGAAGCTGCGAAAGAAGCAGGCGCTGAATTGGTAGGTATGGAAGATCTGGCTGACCAGATCAAGAAAGGCGAAATGAACTTCGACGTTGTTATTGCTTCCCCGGATGCAATGCGCGTTGTTGGTCAATTAGGCCAGATCTTGGGTCCACGTGGCCTGATGCCTAACCCTAAAGTGGGTACTGTTACTCCTAACGTTGCTGAAGCAGTTAAGAATGCTAAAGCGGGTCAGGTTCGTTATCGCAACGACAAAAACGGTATTATCCACACAACAATTGGTAAAGTTGATTTCGACTCAGAGAAGTTGAGAGAAAACTTAGAGTCACTGATTGTTGCGCTGAAGCGTGCTAAACCAGCTACAGCGAAAGGCGTTTATATCAAGAAAATCAGCCTGTCCACTACCATGGGCGCCGGCGTTGCTATTGATCAAAGCGGCCTGACTGCAGTAGTGAGCTAA
- the rplL gene encoding 50S ribosomal protein L7/L12, with amino-acid sequence MSTITKDQILEGVAALSVMEIVELISAMEEKFGVSAAAVAAGPAAAAEAVEEQTEFNVVLASFGDNKVAVIKAVRGATGLGLKEAKDLVESAPAVLKEGVNKDEAESLKKSLEEAGASVEIK; translated from the coding sequence ATGTCAACTATCACTAAAGACCAAATTCTGGAAGGCGTTGCAGCTCTGTCTGTAATGGAAATCGTTGAACTGATCTCTGCTATGGAAGAGAAATTCGGCGTTTCTGCTGCTGCTGTTGCTGCAGGTCCTGCTGCTGCTGCTGAAGCTGTTGAAGAACAAACTGAATTCAACGTTGTTCTGGCTTCATTCGGCGACAACAAAGTTGCAGTAATCAAAGCTGTTCGCGGCGCAACTGGCCTGGGCTTGAAAGAAGCTAAAGACCTGGTTGAATCTGCACCTGCAGTTCTGAAAGAAGGCGTGAACAAAGACGAAGCTGAGTCACTGAAAAAATCTCTGGAAGAAGCTGGTGCTTCTGTTGAGATCAAGTAA
- the nusG gene encoding transcription termination/antitermination protein NusG, with translation MSEAPKKRWYVVQAFSGFEGRVAQSLREHIKLHDMEELFGEVMVPTEEVVEIRGGQRRKSERKFFPGYVLVQMVMNDASWHLVRSVPRVMGFIGGTSDRPAPISDKEVDAIMNRLQQVGDKPRPKTLFEPGELVRVSDGPFADFNGVVEEVDYEKSRLKVSVSIFGRATPVELDFSQVEKA, from the coding sequence ATGTCTGAAGCACCAAAAAAGCGTTGGTACGTCGTTCAGGCGTTTTCCGGTTTTGAAGGCCGTGTAGCTCAATCGCTACGCGAGCACATCAAGTTACATGACATGGAAGAGCTGTTTGGCGAAGTCATGGTTCCAACGGAAGAAGTCGTCGAGATTCGCGGTGGTCAACGCCGTAAAAGTGAACGCAAATTCTTCCCAGGTTACGTCCTGGTCCAGATGGTGATGAACGATGCCAGCTGGCACTTAGTGCGTAGTGTGCCACGTGTTATGGGCTTTATCGGTGGTACATCCGATCGCCCAGCACCAATCAGTGATAAGGAAGTTGATGCGATTATGAATCGCCTTCAGCAAGTGGGTGATAAGCCACGTCCTAAAACACTGTTTGAACCAGGTGAACTGGTACGTGTTAGCGATGGTCCATTTGCCGACTTCAATGGTGTCGTTGAAGAAGTGGATTACGAAAAGAGCCGCTTGAAAGTATCTGTTTCCATCTTTGGTCGTGCAACACCGGTCGAACTGGACTTCAGTCAGGTAGAAAAAGCCTGA
- the rplK gene encoding 50S ribosomal protein L11 encodes MAKKVQAYVKLQVAAGMANPSPPVGPALGQQGVNIMEFCKAFNAKTESIEKGLPIPVVITVYSDRSFTFVTKTPPAAVLLKKAAGIKSGSGKPNKDKVGTVTSAQVREIAETKAADMTGASIDDMMRSIEGTARSMGLVVEG; translated from the coding sequence ATGGCTAAGAAAGTACAAGCCTATGTCAAGCTGCAAGTTGCAGCTGGTATGGCGAACCCAAGTCCACCAGTTGGTCCAGCTTTGGGTCAGCAAGGTGTTAACATCATGGAATTCTGTAAAGCGTTCAATGCTAAGACTGAAAGCATCGAAAAAGGCCTGCCGATCCCTGTTGTTATTACTGTTTATTCTGATCGCTCTTTCACTTTCGTTACTAAAACCCCGCCAGCAGCAGTTCTGCTGAAAAAAGCGGCAGGTATTAAGTCTGGTTCCGGCAAGCCGAACAAAGACAAAGTAGGGACCGTGACCAGTGCTCAGGTTCGTGAAATCGCAGAAACCAAAGCTGCGGATATGACTGGTGCTTCAATTGACGACATGATGCGTTCAATTGAAGGTACTGCTCGTTCCATGGGCCTGGTAGTGGAGGGTTAA
- the rplJ gene encoding 50S ribosomal protein L10 produces MALNLQGKQAIVAEVKEVAKGALSAVVADSRGVTVDKMTELRKAGREAGVHMQVVRNTLLRRIVEGTSFECLKDTFVGPTLIAFSTEHPGAAARLFKAFAKDNAKFEVKAAAFEGELIPAAQIDRLATLPTYEEAIARLMGTMKEAAAGKLVRTLAALRDQKEAEAA; encoded by the coding sequence ATGGCACTAAATCTTCAAGGCAAACAAGCGATTGTTGCTGAAGTTAAAGAAGTAGCCAAAGGTGCGCTGTCTGCGGTTGTTGCGGATTCTCGTGGCGTTACCGTTGATAAAATGACTGAACTGCGTAAAGCAGGTCGTGAAGCTGGCGTTCACATGCAAGTTGTTCGTAACACCTTGCTGCGTCGCATTGTTGAAGGCACTTCATTTGAATGCCTGAAAGACACGTTTGTTGGTCCAACCTTGATTGCATTCTCTACTGAGCACCCGGGCGCAGCTGCTCGTTTGTTCAAAGCATTTGCTAAAGATAATGCAAAATTTGAGGTTAAAGCAGCAGCCTTTGAAGGCGAGTTAATCCCTGCGGCTCAGATCGACCGCCTGGCAACTCTGCCGACCTACGAAGAAGCAATCGCACGTCTGATGGGAACCATGAAAGAAGCCGCTGCTGGCAAATTGGTTCGTACTCTGGCTGCGCTGCGTGACCAGAAAGAAGCTGAAGCGGCTTAA
- the secE gene encoding preprotein translocase subunit SecE — protein sequence MSANTEAPGSGRGLETAKWLIVAVLLVAAIVGNYYYRDFSLPLRALAVVVIIAVAGAVALMTAKGKATVAFAREARTEVRKVIWPTRQETLHTTLIVAAVTAVMSLILWGLDGILVRLVSFITGLRF from the coding sequence ATGAGTGCGAATACCGAGGCTCCAGGGAGCGGACGCGGCCTGGAAACGGCTAAATGGCTAATCGTTGCTGTATTGTTAGTTGCAGCTATTGTTGGCAATTATTATTACCGTGATTTCAGCTTGCCGCTGCGCGCGTTGGCAGTTGTAGTAATTATCGCTGTTGCCGGTGCTGTTGCGCTGATGACGGCAAAAGGTAAAGCCACTGTAGCGTTTGCTCGTGAAGCACGCACGGAAGTGCGTAAAGTGATTTGGCCTACCCGTCAGGAAACTCTGCACACAACGTTAATCGTTGCTGCGGTAACTGCTGTAATGTCACTGATTCTATGGGGGCTAGATGGTATCCTGGTCCGCTTGGTATCATTTATTACTGGCCTGAGGTTCTAA
- the rpoB gene encoding DNA-directed RNA polymerase subunit beta, whose translation MVYSYTEKKRIRKDFGKRPQVLDIPYLLSIQLDSFQKFIEQDPEGQHGLEAAFRSVFPIQSYSGNSELQYVSYRLGEPVFDVKECQIRGVTYSAPLRVKLRLVIYEREAPEGTVKDIKEQEVYMGEIPLMTENGTFVINGTERVIVSQLHRSPGVFFDSDKGKTHSSGKVLYNARIIPYRGSWLDFEFDPKDNLFVRIDRRRKLPATIILRALNFTTTQILDLFFDKVVFEIRDNKLQMELVPERLRGETASFDIEANGKVYVEKARRITARHIRQLEKDGIDRIEVPVEYIAGKVVAKDYIDESTGELICAANMELSLDLLAKLSQSGHKQIETLFTNDLDHGAYISETLRVDPTSDRLSALVEIYRMMRPGEPPTREAAENLFENLFFSEDRYDLSAVGRMKFNRSLLRDEIEGSGILSKEDITEVMKKLIDIRNGKGEVDDIDHLGNRRIRSVGEMAENQFRVGLVRVERAVKERLSLGDLDTLMPQDMINAKPISAAVKEFFGSSQLSQFMDQNNPLSEITHKRRISALGPGGLTRERAGFEVRDVHPTHYGRVCPIETPEGPNIGLINSLSVYAQTNEYGFLETPYRRVRDGVVTDEINYLSAIEEGNFVIAQANSNLDEDGRFIEDLVTCRSKGESSLFSRDQVDYMDVSTQQVVSVGASLIPFLEHDDANRALMGANMQRQAVPTLRADKPLVGTGMERAVAVDSGVTSVAKRGGTVQYVDASRIVIKVNEDEMYPGEAGIDIYNLTKYTRSNQNTCINQMPCVNLGEPIERGDVLADGPSTDLGELALGQNMRVAFMPWNGYNFEDSILVSERVVQEDRFTTIHIQELACVSRDTKLGPEEITADIPNVGEAALSKLDESGIVYIGAEVTGGDILVGKVTPKGETQLTPEEKLLRAIFGEKASDVKDSSLRVPNGVSGTVIDVQVFTRDGVEKDKRALEIEEMQLKQAKKDLTEELQILEAGLFARIHAVLVSGGIEADKLSKLPRDRWLELGLTDEDKQNQLEQLAEQYDEMKSEFEKKMDAKRRKITQGDDLAPGVLKIVKVYLAVKRQIQPGDKMAGRHGNKGVISKINPIEDMPYDENGTPVDIVLNPLGVPSRMNIGQILETHLGMAAKGIGEKINAMLKKQEEVAKLREFIQKAYDLGDNVCQKVDLSTFTDDEVLRLAENLKKGMPIATPVFDGATEKEIKELLQLGGLPTSGQITLFDGRTGEQFERQVTVGYMYMLKLNHLVDDKMHARSTGSYSLVTQQPLGGKAQFGGQRFGEMEVWALEAYGAAYTLQEMLTVKSDDVNGRTKMYKNIVDGDHRMEPGMPESFNVLLKEIRSLGINIELEEE comes from the coding sequence ATGGTTTACTCCTATACCGAGAAAAAACGTATTCGTAAGGATTTTGGTAAACGTCCACAAGTTTTGGACATACCTTATCTCCTTTCTATCCAACTTGACTCGTTCCAGAAATTTATCGAGCAAGATCCCGAAGGGCAGCACGGCCTAGAAGCAGCATTCCGTTCTGTTTTTCCAATCCAGAGCTACAGCGGCAATTCGGAGCTGCAATACGTTAGCTACCGTCTTGGTGAGCCAGTATTTGACGTCAAAGAGTGCCAGATCCGTGGTGTGACTTATTCCGCACCGCTGCGCGTTAAGCTGCGTCTGGTTATCTATGAGCGCGAAGCTCCGGAAGGTACGGTTAAAGACATCAAAGAACAAGAAGTCTACATGGGTGAAATTCCACTCATGACCGAGAACGGTACCTTTGTCATTAACGGTACTGAGAGGGTTATCGTATCTCAGCTGCATCGTAGTCCTGGCGTTTTCTTTGACAGTGATAAGGGTAAAACCCATTCATCGGGTAAAGTGCTGTATAACGCACGTATCATCCCTTACCGCGGTTCATGGTTAGATTTCGAGTTTGACCCGAAAGACAACCTGTTTGTCCGTATTGACCGTCGTCGTAAACTGCCTGCAACCATCATTCTGCGTGCATTGAATTTCACCACTACACAGATCCTGGATCTGTTCTTTGACAAAGTGGTCTTTGAGATTCGTGACAACAAGCTGCAGATGGAGTTGGTTCCTGAGCGTCTGCGCGGTGAAACGGCATCCTTTGATATTGAAGCGAATGGCAAAGTTTACGTCGAGAAAGCGCGTCGTATTACTGCTCGCCATATTCGCCAGCTTGAAAAAGACGGCATTGACCGCATCGAAGTTCCGGTTGAATACATTGCCGGCAAAGTAGTCGCAAAAGACTATATCGATGAGAGCACTGGCGAACTGATCTGCGCAGCCAACATGGAGCTGTCACTGGATCTGCTGGCTAAGCTGAGCCAGTCTGGTCACAAGCAAATCGAAACATTGTTCACCAACGACCTGGATCACGGTGCTTATATCTCCGAGACCCTGCGTGTTGACCCAACCAGCGATCGTCTGAGCGCTCTGGTTGAGATTTACCGCATGATGCGTCCTGGTGAGCCACCAACACGTGAAGCAGCTGAAAATCTGTTTGAGAACCTGTTCTTCTCTGAAGACCGCTACGACTTGTCAGCGGTTGGCCGAATGAAGTTCAACCGTTCACTGCTGCGTGACGAGATCGAAGGTTCCGGTATCCTGAGCAAAGAAGACATCACAGAAGTGATGAAAAAGCTCATCGATATCCGTAACGGTAAAGGCGAAGTGGATGATATCGACCACTTAGGCAACCGTCGTATTCGTTCCGTTGGTGAAATGGCTGAAAACCAGTTCCGTGTAGGTCTGGTTCGTGTTGAGCGTGCCGTTAAAGAGCGTTTGTCTCTGGGCGACCTCGACACCCTGATGCCTCAGGACATGATCAACGCCAAGCCAATTTCGGCCGCGGTGAAAGAGTTCTTTGGTTCCAGCCAGCTGTCACAATTTATGGACCAGAACAACCCGCTGTCTGAAATCACGCATAAGCGTCGTATTTCTGCATTGGGCCCGGGCGGTTTGACCCGTGAGCGTGCTGGCTTTGAAGTTCGAGACGTTCATCCGACTCACTATGGTCGTGTATGTCCAATCGAAACGCCAGAAGGTCCAAACATCGGTCTGATCAACTCCTTGTCTGTGTACGCACAGACCAATGAGTATGGTTTCCTGGAAACTCCGTATCGTCGTGTGCGTGACGGTGTGGTGACTGATGAAATCAACTATCTGTCTGCTATTGAAGAAGGCAACTTCGTTATTGCTCAGGCGAACTCCAACCTGGACGAAGACGGCCGCTTCATCGAAGACTTGGTCACTTGTCGTAGCAAAGGCGAATCAAGCCTGTTCAGCCGCGATCAAGTTGACTACATGGACGTTTCCACCCAACAGGTGGTGTCCGTTGGTGCTTCTCTGATTCCATTCCTGGAACACGATGACGCCAACCGTGCCTTGATGGGTGCGAACATGCAACGTCAGGCGGTTCCTACTCTGCGTGCTGATAAGCCGCTGGTAGGTACTGGTATGGAACGTGCGGTAGCGGTTGACTCAGGGGTAACCTCTGTAGCCAAACGTGGCGGTACTGTTCAGTACGTAGATGCATCCCGTATCGTTATCAAAGTTAACGAAGACGAAATGTATCCGGGCGAAGCAGGCATTGATATTTATAACCTGACCAAATACACCCGTTCTAACCAGAACACCTGCATCAACCAGATGCCGTGTGTGAATCTGGGTGAGCCAATCGAGCGCGGCGACGTGCTGGCAGATGGCCCATCAACAGATTTGGGCGAACTGGCATTGGGTCAGAACATGCGCGTAGCCTTCATGCCTTGGAACGGTTACAACTTCGAAGACTCCATCTTGGTCTCCGAGCGTGTGGTTCAAGAAGATCGCTTCACCACCATCCACATTCAGGAATTGGCATGTGTGTCTCGCGACACCAAGTTAGGGCCTGAAGAGATCACTGCCGACATCCCTAACGTGGGTGAAGCTGCGCTCTCCAAACTGGATGAATCCGGTATTGTGTATATCGGTGCTGAAGTAACTGGCGGCGACATTCTGGTGGGTAAAGTTACACCTAAAGGTGAAACCCAACTGACCCCAGAAGAGAAGCTGTTACGTGCGATCTTCGGTGAGAAAGCGTCTGACGTTAAAGACTCTTCTCTGCGTGTACCAAACGGTGTTTCCGGTACGGTTATTGACGTGCAGGTCTTTACTCGCGATGGCGTAGAAAAAGACAAACGTGCGTTGGAAATCGAAGAGATGCAATTGAAGCAGGCTAAGAAAGACCTGACTGAAGAGTTGCAGATCTTGGAAGCGGGCCTGTTTGCACGTATCCATGCAGTACTGGTTTCCGGTGGCATCGAAGCTGACAAGCTGAGCAAGTTACCACGTGATCGCTGGCTCGAACTGGGCCTGACCGACGAAGACAAGCAAAACCAGCTGGAACAGTTGGCAGAGCAGTACGACGAAATGAAATCCGAATTCGAGAAGAAGATGGATGCCAAGCGTCGTAAGATCACCCAAGGTGATGATTTGGCACCAGGCGTGCTGAAGATCGTCAAGGTGTATCTGGCGGTTAAACGTCAGATTCAACCGGGTGACAAGATGGCCGGTCGTCACGGTAACAAAGGTGTTATCTCCAAGATTAACCCGATCGAAGATATGCCTTACGATGAAAACGGTACGCCGGTAGACATCGTTCTGAACCCGCTGGGCGTACCATCGCGTATGAACATCGGTCAGATTTTGGAAACCCACTTAGGGATGGCAGCAAAAGGCATCGGCGAGAAAATCAACGCCATGCTGAAGAAGCAGGAAGAAGTTGCCAAACTGCGTGAGTTCATCCAGAAAGCCTACGATCTGGGCGACAACGTTTGTCAGAAAGTTGATCTGAGCACCTTTACCGATGACGAAGTACTGCGTCTGGCTGAGAACCTGAAAAAAGGTATGCCAATCGCAACACCTGTCTTCGATGGCGCGACAGAGAAAGAGATCAAGGAACTGTTACAGCTGGGTGGCCTGCCAACTTCTGGTCAGATTACTCTGTTTGACGGCCGTACCGGTGAGCAGTTCGAGCGCCAGGTTACTGTCGGCTACATGTATATGCTGAAACTGAACCACTTGGTTGATGACAAAATGCATGCGCGTTCTACCGGTTCTTACAGCCTGGTTACTCAGCAGCCGCTGGGTGGTAAGGCTCAGTTCGGTGGTCAGCGCTTCGGTGAGATGGAAGTGTGGGCGTTGGAAGCTTATGGCGCCGCGTACACATTGCAGGAAATGCTTACCGTCAAGTCCGACGATGTAAACGGCCGTACCAAGATGTACAAAAACATCGTGGATGGCGATCACCGTATGGAACCAGGCATGCCGGAATCCTTCAACGTATTGTTGAAAGAGATCCGCTCGCTGGGCATCAATATCGAGCTGGAAGAAGAGTAA